Proteins from a genomic interval of Treponema brennaborense DSM 12168:
- a CDS encoding peptidase U32 family protein, with protein sequence MAELLAPAGNIEALDAAIGEGADAVYLGLKSFNARLRSSNFAWNQFEAAVQSVHRLGKKIFVTVNTVSEEWEMERLYRFLGYLDAVGPDGLIVQDFGVVRMVQEFFPKLRLHASTQMNIASARAVNVMSKEGLKRVVLARELGLEEIRTIRANTSAELEVFVHGALCVSESGLCLFSSYLGGKSANRGMCTQACRRFYSAEISGGLEQGYYFSPCDLQLIDKIPDLITAGVDSFKIEGRMKSAEYVGSVTAAYRYVMDHWQEDRKGSVATAKRMLSTDFARTKTRYWYDFNADDTEKVADTVLNPAQAGGTGIYLGKIDRTRSAGVSAADSEGVLQFASLTGGSYDPDVGDSIRLHRKDDTGRVSHKVRSVQDENGVRWIDIPEGFSSGDSVYLLQTKLMSKRYPRVLPHDLSPFRRQPGAQQLPILDLTPVAKNELSYFPEGLYIQVSTVEDLFTVQSGQPVRIILELNSETRADLLEHDVTLPISKKQIFLSLDPFCPASAEDDSAAAVDMLVESGFTCWVVNNPAHIAMLRGKPVSLIAGPYLYTFNRWAVSWLENQEIGAFVMPYENSRRNLEATFDGAQRSRVLIPVFAYPALFRMRFKLPASYDFTFFNDKEGMTFKALSTPDGAFVMPDNPFSIIDKIQFLKNAGFTRYLIDFSKTSVHKKHLKQILTAMYRAQVLPDTSRFNWKDGFYSPEKMEEFRASAERAAASGVKSTFQKKGAVPGKKNTFTPRGGSRRPDKKR encoded by the coding sequence ATGGCAGAACTTTTGGCCCCTGCGGGTAATATTGAAGCATTGGATGCGGCGATCGGTGAAGGCGCCGACGCCGTGTATTTAGGTCTCAAATCGTTTAATGCGCGCTTACGCTCATCGAATTTTGCGTGGAATCAGTTTGAGGCGGCGGTACAGTCCGTGCACCGGCTGGGGAAAAAGATTTTCGTAACAGTCAACACCGTTTCGGAAGAATGGGAAATGGAACGGCTGTACCGGTTCCTCGGTTATTTGGATGCGGTAGGTCCTGACGGACTTATCGTTCAGGATTTCGGCGTTGTGCGGATGGTTCAGGAATTTTTTCCGAAACTCCGGTTGCATGCGTCGACGCAGATGAATATTGCCAGCGCGCGCGCCGTAAATGTAATGAGCAAAGAGGGCCTGAAGCGCGTCGTGTTGGCCCGTGAACTGGGGCTTGAGGAAATCCGTACCATACGGGCGAATACGTCTGCCGAACTTGAAGTGTTCGTGCACGGCGCGTTGTGCGTAAGTGAATCCGGCTTGTGTCTGTTTTCGAGTTATTTAGGCGGAAAATCCGCCAATCGCGGTATGTGCACGCAGGCGTGCCGCCGTTTTTATTCGGCCGAAATTTCAGGCGGATTGGAGCAGGGATACTATTTTTCACCTTGTGATTTGCAGCTCATCGATAAAATTCCCGATCTCATCACCGCCGGCGTCGATTCTTTCAAAATCGAAGGGCGCATGAAAAGTGCCGAATACGTCGGCAGCGTAACCGCCGCGTATCGATACGTTATGGATCACTGGCAGGAAGACCGGAAGGGTTCCGTTGCCACCGCAAAACGGATGCTTTCAACCGATTTTGCCCGTACCAAAACACGGTATTGGTATGATTTTAACGCTGACGATACGGAAAAAGTTGCGGATACCGTTTTAAATCCCGCGCAGGCGGGCGGAACCGGTATCTATTTGGGAAAAATAGACCGCACCCGGTCTGCCGGCGTTTCCGCTGCGGATTCCGAGGGCGTTTTGCAGTTCGCTTCCCTAACCGGCGGTTCGTACGATCCCGATGTCGGAGATTCAATCCGGCTGCACCGGAAAGACGATACGGGACGCGTCAGTCATAAAGTCCGTTCCGTGCAGGATGAAAACGGCGTGCGCTGGATCGATATTCCCGAAGGTTTTTCTTCCGGAGATTCCGTGTACTTGTTGCAAACGAAGTTGATGTCCAAACGGTATCCGCGCGTACTTCCCCATGACCTGAGTCCGTTCAGACGGCAGCCCGGTGCGCAGCAGTTGCCGATACTCGATTTGACTCCCGTTGCAAAAAACGAATTGTCGTATTTTCCCGAAGGTCTGTACATTCAAGTTTCAACCGTAGAGGATCTGTTTACCGTACAGTCGGGGCAGCCGGTTCGGATCATCCTTGAACTGAACAGCGAAACTCGAGCCGATTTGCTGGAGCATGACGTTACGCTTCCGATTTCCAAAAAGCAGATTTTCCTTTCGCTTGATCCGTTCTGTCCGGCGTCTGCCGAAGACGATAGTGCTGCCGCGGTGGATATGCTTGTTGAAAGCGGTTTTACCTGCTGGGTTGTGAACAATCCGGCGCATATCGCGATGCTTCGCGGTAAACCCGTTTCGCTGATTGCCGGGCCGTATCTGTATACGTTCAACCGCTGGGCGGTGTCGTGGCTTGAAAATCAGGAAATCGGTGCGTTCGTCATGCCGTATGAAAATTCCCGCCGCAATCTGGAGGCAACGTTCGACGGCGCCCAGCGCAGTCGCGTGCTGATACCGGTGTTTGCGTATCCGGCGTTGTTCCGCATGAGATTCAAATTACCCGCTTCTTACGATTTTACGTTTTTCAACGATAAGGAAGGCATGACTTTTAAAGCGCTTTCCACGCCGGACGGTGCGTTCGTTATGCCGGATAATCCGTTTTCTATCATAGACAAAATCCAGTTTTTGAAAAACGCCGGTTTTACCCGCTATCTGATCGATTTTTCAAAAACGAGCGTGCATAAAAAACACTTGAAACAGATTTTAACGGCGATGTACCGCGCGCAGGTGCTTCCCGACACGTCCCGTTTCAATTGGAAAGACGGATTCTATTCGCCCGAAAAAATGGAAGAATTCCGGGCCTCTGCGGAGCGTGCTGCCGCTTCCGGCGTTAAAAGTACGTTTCAGAAAAAAGGTGCCGTTCCCGGCAAAAAAAATACGTTTACTCCGCGCGGCGGAAGCCGCCGTCCCGATAAAAAACGCTGA
- a CDS encoding single-stranded DNA-binding protein, whose amino-acid sequence MDDFNSIVVEGNLVRDPVVKETPKGSRVCAMSIAVNRYYKDSEGDKQKEVSFFDIETWGTLAEACGKYCDKGRGIRVVGRLKQNRWQDMEGKTQSRVKIVAEHVDFKPKFIKDKSADDSENGSAKQDLLDLAEAAAAQHEAQNTDEPDTDIPAVF is encoded by the coding sequence ATGGATGATTTCAATTCTATCGTCGTTGAAGGAAACCTCGTGCGCGACCCGGTCGTAAAGGAAACGCCCAAAGGCTCAAGAGTTTGTGCAATGTCCATCGCGGTAAACCGCTACTATAAGGATTCGGAAGGCGACAAACAAAAAGAAGTGTCGTTTTTCGATATCGAAACCTGGGGCACACTTGCGGAAGCCTGCGGCAAATACTGTGATAAAGGGCGCGGCATCAGAGTCGTCGGCAGGCTCAAACAGAACCGCTGGCAGGATATGGAAGGCAAAACGCAGTCGCGCGTAAAAATAGTCGCGGAACACGTCGACTTCAAACCCAAATTCATAAAAGACAAATCTGCGGACGATTCGGAAAACGGCAGCGCAAAACAGGATCTCCTTGATCTTGCGGAAGCCGCCGCTGCACAGCACGAGGCCCAGAATACGGACGAACCGGATACGGATATCCCGGCCGTTTTCTAG
- a CDS encoding NAD-dependent deacylase: MNSENGSERLQQIIDESRNIVFFGGAGVSTESGIPDFRSTDGLYRQTWTYPPETILSRSFFDAHPAEFYRFYRAKMIVPDAKPNAAHFKLAELEAAGKLGAVITQNIDGLHQAAGSKTVYELHGSVLRNYCMKCGAFYPVRAILDAAPGADIVRGDADLSPRANAAYGDAELPRHTANAYGDDSLLNPPAGNRVNGDGIPRCTHCGGIIKPDVVLYEEGLDGGTVDAAVRAISCADTLIIGGTSLVVYPAASLIDYFHGRRLVLINKSATAADGRADLCITDRIGAVLDAVHV, from the coding sequence ATGAACAGTGAAAACGGCAGCGAACGGCTGCAGCAGATTATCGACGAAAGCCGGAATATCGTGTTTTTCGGCGGCGCGGGAGTTTCAACCGAAAGCGGAATTCCCGATTTCAGATCGACAGACGGATTGTACCGGCAGACTTGGACGTATCCGCCCGAAACGATTTTGAGCAGAAGTTTTTTCGACGCGCATCCGGCCGAGTTTTACCGGTTTTATCGGGCAAAAATGATCGTACCCGATGCAAAACCGAATGCGGCTCATTTCAAATTGGCGGAGCTTGAAGCGGCCGGCAAATTGGGCGCCGTCATAACGCAGAATATAGACGGTCTGCATCAGGCGGCCGGCAGCAAAACCGTGTACGAGCTGCACGGCAGCGTGCTGCGCAATTACTGCATGAAGTGCGGCGCTTTTTATCCGGTCAGGGCGATTCTTGACGCTGCACCGGGCGCGGACATCGTTCGCGGTGATGCGGATCTTTCGCCGCGTGCAAACGCTGCATACGGTGATGCCGAACTTCCGCGGCACACAGCCAATGCGTACGGTGATGACAGTCTGCTAAACCCGCCTGCCGGAAATCGGGTGAACGGAGACGGAATCCCGCGCTGTACGCACTGCGGCGGAATTATAAAACCGGACGTTGTACTGTATGAAGAAGGGCTCGACGGCGGCACCGTGGACGCGGCCGTACGGGCCATTTCCTGTGCCGACACGCTGATTATCGGCGGCACGTCGCTCGTCGTGTATCCGGCGGCTTCTCTGATCGATTATTTTCACGGCCGCCGCCTCGTGCTTATAAACAAGTCGGCAACGGCTGCCGACGGCCGCGCGGATTTGTGCATTACCGATCGTATCGGCGCCGTGCTGGACGCGGTGCACGTGTAG
- a CDS encoding putative manganese-dependent inorganic diphosphatase yields the protein MKTVYVIGHRNPDTDSVVSAAAYARLKQSLGQTEHIAARAGKISPQTEYIFDRFRVPIPEYIPDLVPKVRYYLSGECATVKTGTSLWSAIEKMEESDIKVLPVVDEDGTYRSLLHYNVFARNVLKILDPEKEAAVTTSISLVCGTLSAQPVIIRDEEELFKSTILVAAAQFGTFKQMLAVYPPENVIVITGDRTDIQEYCIKQKVRAVVISSGYTLEKPLRDLADKNNVSVLISPYDTSASAMLIVYSSPVSSMADSTIPPVNANDTLRKIRPLLQKSPGRCLPVVDDANRLLGIILESDLIHEANVEVILVDHNELSQAVEGVDNYKIREVIDHHRLGSFSTRYPITFINKPVGATSTIVTNLFRQNRVSIPKEIASILLAGILSDTLILQSATTTEEDRETAEYLSNITNLDIKALGQDVLTAASRLGGRSASEVVHQDMKEYTEEDFSFTVSQIEVDTTDELITRKEEFFEELEIERRSRKTLFSALMVTDITKLTSLLLISSEPAFLQVIGFPKMDTNIYILKDIVSRKKQLIPLLSEQIEKLSAQ from the coding sequence ATGAAAACCGTCTACGTTATCGGACACCGCAACCCCGACACGGATTCCGTCGTTTCGGCTGCAGCGTATGCAAGGCTGAAACAGAGTCTCGGCCAAACGGAGCACATAGCCGCGCGCGCGGGCAAAATATCGCCGCAAACGGAATATATATTCGACCGATTTCGGGTACCCATTCCCGAATATATTCCCGATTTGGTACCCAAAGTGCGGTATTACCTGAGCGGTGAATGCGCTACGGTCAAAACAGGCACGTCGCTGTGGAGCGCCATCGAAAAGATGGAAGAAAGCGACATAAAAGTGCTGCCGGTCGTCGACGAAGACGGCACGTACCGTTCGCTGCTGCATTACAACGTGTTCGCCCGCAACGTGCTGAAAATTCTCGATCCGGAAAAAGAAGCCGCTGTTACGACGAGCATTTCGCTCGTCTGCGGAACGCTTTCGGCCCAACCGGTCATCATCAGGGATGAAGAGGAATTATTCAAAAGCACGATTCTGGTCGCCGCGGCGCAGTTCGGCACGTTCAAACAGATGCTCGCCGTTTATCCGCCGGAAAACGTCATCGTCATCACCGGAGACAGAACCGATATTCAGGAATACTGCATCAAGCAAAAAGTACGCGCCGTCGTTATTTCTTCGGGCTACACGCTTGAAAAACCGCTGCGCGATCTGGCGGACAAAAACAACGTTTCCGTGCTCATCAGCCCGTACGACACGTCGGCGAGCGCCATGCTGATAGTCTATTCTTCGCCGGTGTCTTCCATGGCCGACAGCACGATACCGCCGGTCAACGCGAACGACACGCTGCGGAAAATACGGCCGCTGCTCCAGAAATCACCGGGCAGATGCCTGCCGGTAGTGGACGACGCGAACCGGCTATTGGGAATCATATTGGAAAGCGATCTGATCCACGAAGCGAACGTTGAAGTGATTCTCGTCGATCACAACGAATTGTCGCAGGCTGTCGAAGGGGTGGACAATTACAAGATACGGGAAGTGATCGACCATCACCGGCTCGGCAGTTTTTCCACGCGCTACCCCATCACGTTCATCAATAAACCGGTCGGCGCGACGTCGACTATCGTAACAAATCTGTTCCGGCAGAACCGCGTCTCGATTCCCAAGGAAATCGCGTCGATTCTGCTCGCAGGCATTCTGTCCGACACGCTCATTTTGCAATCGGCAACGACTACGGAAGAAGATCGGGAAACCGCGGAATATCTGTCGAACATCACGAACCTCGACATAAAAGCGCTCGGTCAGGACGTATTGACGGCGGCGAGCAGGCTCGGCGGACGCAGCGCCTCGGAAGTCGTCCATCAGGATATGAAAGAATACACGGAAGAAGATTTTTCGTTCACCGTCAGTCAGATCGAAGTCGATACGACCGACGAATTGATTACGCGCAAAGAAGAATTCTTTGAAGAACTGGAAATAGAGCGCAGATCCCGTAAGACGCTGTTCAGCGCCCTGATGGTTACCGACATTACGAAACTGACGAGTTTGCTGCTCATATCTTCGGAACCCGCGTTTTTGCAGGTAATCGGATTTCCCAAAATGGATACGAATATTTACATATTGAAAGACATCGTGTCGCGCAAAAAACAGCTGATACCGCTGCTTTCCGAACAGATAGAAAAACTGTCCGCGCAGTGA